A genomic region of Homalodisca vitripennis isolate AUS2020 chromosome 5, UT_GWSS_2.1, whole genome shotgun sequence contains the following coding sequences:
- the LOC124363265 gene encoding protein scylla-like gives MIAVEKLPYTTTIDLHRSIMGGEDTDYGVACQALARRLGEELRAAKSAQLSCGEVLLPVNLLPKVANDILTHSGQEPCGLRGCTLDINLEVDGSLIRIAHIKWDTTTSSTFQLNLTFQQDTQRKWTSRISHFLKTLTTKGRTIVISDQFSLKKTRLYRFLNC, from the exons ATGATCGCGGTGGAGAAACTGCCTTACACGACAACCATCGATTTACATCGATCTATTATGGGAG GAGAGGATACAGACTACGGGGTGGCTTGCCAGGCCCTAGCCAGGAGGTTAGGGGAAGAGCTGAGGGCGGCAAAGTCTGCACAGCTGTCCTGCGGGGAGGTCCTGCTGCCTGTAAATCTCCTGCCGAAGGTGGCCAATGACATCCTGACGCATTCTGGACAGGAACCATGTGGTCTTAG GGGGTGCACTCTGGACATTAACCTGGAAGTGGATGGCTCTCTGATCAGAATAGCTCACATCAAGTGGGATACGACCACCAGTTCCACCTTCCAGCTGAACTTGACCTTCCAGCAAGACACCCAGCGCAAGTGGACCTCCAGGATATCCCACTTCCTCAAGACCCTCACGACCAAGGGGCGCACGATCGTCATCAGCGATCAGTTCAGCCTCAAGAAGACCCGACTGTACCGGTTCCTCAACTGCTGA